From Magnolia sinica isolate HGM2019 chromosome 13, MsV1, whole genome shotgun sequence, one genomic window encodes:
- the LOC131224256 gene encoding pyrroline-5-carboxylate reductase-like produces the protein MQSLRVVTGLSGSGPAYIFLAIEAMADGGVAAGLPRDLALKLASQTVMGAAAMAVNSGKNPGQLKDDVTSPTGTTIAGVRELENSGFRGTLMNAVIAAANQSRELSER, from the coding sequence ATGCAATCATTGAGGGTAGTCACAGGCTTGAGTGGCAGTGGACCAGCATACATATTTCTAGCAATAGAGGCTATGGCTGATGGAGGAGTTGCTGCTGGTCTTCCACGAGATCTCGCATTAAAGCTAGCTTCCCAAACAGTTATGGGAGCAGCCGCTATGGCTGTCAATTCAGGAAAGAACCCAGGACAACTCAAAGATGATGTTACATCACCTACAGGAACTACCATTGCCGGTGTTCGTGAGTTGGAGAACAGCGGATTTCGTGGAACTTTGATGAATGCAGTCATTGCTGCTGCCAATCAGAGTCGAGAGCTTTCAGAGAGGTAG